One window from the genome of Babylonia areolata isolate BAREFJ2019XMU chromosome 13, ASM4173473v1, whole genome shotgun sequence encodes:
- the LOC143288785 gene encoding uncharacterized protein LOC143288785, which yields MVTQSMSEFSLWRRSTPPPGARIRPEGADNYAKSRGTLQKVVFEQETSASSTSSAASTPRPSPRCPTSAAKVNYALGVHGHVGEVLKGTATPTPHSAPSRVKPEAADIASLSQGQRMRTVLHERNQDGATSAPTPRVKPEGEPIAAISKGKRMSTLIHEYGLHEQAPRQPRVKTAEAQENANTAKGGRMHGLIHKYGTVPLPARALPRVRLEGTGYASLGRGARMSSIIHQYGSNQNAAPTPRVKREAETNAELARGKRMATILHCSSSTTSSSMPSSSSSSPPRIKPEASQTAELGRGARMAQLMHESGSVSGDAPPRPVARAVGEQAKKNLWRGVIGSVGNCLKQSGRKTCLFTQKQPSSSRRLSRPCVV from the exons atGGTTACCCAGAGTATGTCCGAATTCTCCTTGTGGCGACGCTCCACCCCGCCCCCTGGGGCCAGGATCCGGCCGGAAGGGGCAGACAACTACGCCAAAAGCAGGGGCACCCTTCAGAAGGTGGTCTTCGAGCAGGAAACgtccgcctcctccacctcctcagccGCCTCCACCCCGCGACCTTCACCCCGCTGCCCGACCTCGGCCGCCAAGGTCAACTACGCGCTGGGAGTTCATGGTCACGTGGGCGAGGTTTTGaaag GcaccgccacacccacaccccactccgccccctcccGCGTCAAACCGGAAGCGGCGGACATCGCTTCCCTCAGCCAAGGCCAGCGCATGCGCACTGTCCTGCACGAGCGCAACCAAGATGGCGCCACCAGCGCTCCAACCCCTCGGGTGAAACCAGAAGGAGAACCCATCGCCGCCATCAGCAAGGGCAAGCGCATGAGCACTCTCATCCACGAGTACGGGTTGCACGAGCAGGCTCCCAGGCAGCCCCGCGTCAAGACAGCGGAGGCTCAGGAAAATGCCAACACCGCCAAG GGCGGACGGATGCACGGGCTAATCCACAAGTACGGCACGGTGCCCCTCCCTGCACGCGCTCTGCCCAGGGTCAGACTCGAGGGCACGGGATACGCCAGTCTGGGCAGGGGCGCGCGTATGAGCAGCATCATACACCA ATACGGGAGCAACCAGAACGCCGCCCCGACGCCGCGCGTCAAGCGTGAAGCGGAAACCAACGCGGAGCTGGCGCGGGGCAAACGGATGGCCACCATCCtccactgctcctcctccaccacctcctcctccatgccctcctcctcctcctcctccccgcccaggATCAAACCCGAGGCCTCCCAGACCGCGGAACTGGGGCGCGGCGCGCGCATGGCGCAGCTGATGCACGAGAGCGGCAGCGTTTCCGGCGACGCGCCGCCGCGCCCCGTCGCGCGCGCCGTGGGCGAGCAAGCCAAGAAGAACCTGTGGCGCGGCGTGATCGGGTCTGTGGGCAACTGCCTGAAGCAGTCTGGCCGCAAGACGTGCCTGTTCACGCAGAAGCAGCCGTCTTCCAGCAGGCGTCTGTCGCGGCCCTGCGTTGTGTGA